A single genomic interval of Candidatus Bathyarchaeota archaeon harbors:
- a CDS encoding zinc-ribbon domain-containing protein, giving the protein MSYCPKCGNPVEDTMTFCPRCGAPLKGTSPAQAEPVPPYQKRNEKAEKNENREKQEKGERGFIGYLIGGLILITLGLFSVIQISNPNIVNAGQTWALMLLIIGVIIIAGAIYVAVIARRHSPVPH; this is encoded by the coding sequence ATGTCGTATTGTCCGAAATGTGGCAACCCAGTCGAAGACACCATGACATTTTGCCCCCGATGCGGCGCACCACTAAAAGGCACCTCGCCCGCTCAAGCTGAGCCTGTTCCGCCATACCAAAAACGCAACGAAAAAGCAGAAAAAAACGAAAACAGAGAAAAACAGGAGAAAGGCGAAAGGGGCTTCATCGGCTACCTTATCGGTGGCTTAATCCTAATCACTCTCGGCTTGTTTTCAGTGATACAGATCAGCAACCCCAACATTGTCAACGCTGGGCAAACTTGGGCTCTGATGCTACTCATCATCGGCGTTATCATCATCGCGGGCGCCATCTACGTCGCGGTTATCGCACGCAGGCACTCGCCAGTTCCCCATTAA
- a CDS encoding GH3 auxin-responsive promoter family protein produces the protein MNVDGRAVSYGYSIGTYARLNPMFDRVSLLPRQEDIDKIGSGISRRDWQQRFELVYEMAKDHNVTATMGVTPVILHFARYIKHRYGKLPCAIWKPQALFCTSVRKIQFKYGPILKKYFGDVPIVEMYTATEGVFGQQLDDWPYITPNYDAYLFEVVTGKGVKLLHELKRGEWGRLIISSCMLPRYDIGDMVEAAGKNYFRIFGRRSTLTLLEHSLYRAFLGWTL, from the coding sequence ATGAATGTTGATGGCAGGGCAGTTTCTTACGGCTACAGTATCGGCACCTACGCTCGATTGAACCCGATGTTTGACCGTGTCAGTTTGCTTCCCCGCCAAGAAGACATCGACAAGATAGGCAGTGGAATCAGCCGCAGGGACTGGCAGCAACGCTTCGAGTTGGTGTACGAGATGGCTAAAGACCACAACGTCACAGCAACCATGGGCGTTACACCCGTCATCCTCCACTTTGCCCGATACATCAAACATCGCTACGGCAAACTCCCGTGTGCCATCTGGAAACCCCAAGCGCTCTTTTGCACCAGCGTACGCAAAATCCAATTTAAATACGGACCCATACTCAAAAAATACTTTGGTGACGTTCCCATCGTGGAGATGTACACTGCGACGGAGGGCGTGTTTGGTCAGCAACTGGACGATTGGCCCTACATTACTCCGAACTATGACGCGTACCTATTTGAGGTTGTCACTGGCAAAGGGGTAAAACTGTTGCATGAACTCAAAAGGGGTGAATGGGGCAGACTCATCATTTCCTCATGTATGCTGCCGCGCTACGACATAGGGGACATGGTTGAAGCGGCGGGAAAAAACTATTTTCGCATTTTCGGAAGAAGAAGCACCCTAACGCTCCTTGAGCACAGTCTTTACAGAGCGTTTCTGGGCTGGACTCTTTAA
- a CDS encoding S-methyl-5-thioribose-1-phosphate isomerase: protein MTDSVEVTAEKIRKLQVQGARNVAIAAVKALQTLAQQTQANTKQQLIAELKAAQTVLSASRETEPLMRNAMRCIIIQTQNAETTKIESLKETVVSSAEKFLKDLDATRERIAEIGAKRIRDDMVVFTHCHSSTVTRLLSKAKEQGKNFKVICTETRPAFQGRITAKELVNFGIETTFIVDSAARTFMGDVDIVIVGADAITSEGNVVNKVGTGGLAVLAREARKPFYVVTELLKFDPETLGGEYEKIEQRLPAEVWADAPANLNVRNPAFDVTSNRYIHGFICEEGIIAPQTVMEVTRKRFPWLF from the coding sequence ATGACCGATTCAGTTGAGGTAACCGCTGAGAAAATTCGCAAGCTTCAAGTTCAGGGCGCAAGAAATGTCGCAATAGCCGCAGTGAAAGCTCTCCAAACCCTTGCCCAGCAAACCCAAGCTAATACCAAACAGCAACTCATAGCCGAACTCAAAGCAGCTCAAACAGTGCTCTCTGCATCTAGAGAAACTGAGCCACTCATGCGTAACGCCATGCGCTGCATAATCATTCAAACCCAAAACGCAGAGACTACAAAAATCGAAAGCCTTAAGGAAACGGTAGTTTCCAGTGCAGAAAAATTCCTCAAAGACCTCGACGCAACGCGGGAGCGAATCGCTGAGATTGGAGCGAAACGTATCCGAGACGATATGGTGGTTTTCACGCATTGCCATTCCTCAACTGTTACTCGACTTCTTTCAAAAGCCAAAGAGCAGGGCAAAAACTTCAAAGTCATATGCACCGAAACTCGCCCAGCTTTTCAAGGAAGAATCACCGCAAAAGAATTGGTCAACTTTGGCATCGAAACCACCTTCATTGTTGATTCAGCTGCCCGCACTTTCATGGGCGACGTAGACATTGTTATTGTGGGTGCAGATGCAATCACTTCAGAGGGAAATGTGGTTAACAAAGTCGGGACAGGCGGCCTCGCGGTGTTGGCTCGTGAAGCACGCAAACCGTTCTATGTAGTTACGGAGCTGCTCAAGTTTGACCCCGAAACCCTTGGCGGAGAGTACGAGAAAATAGAGCAGCGCCTCCCAGCCGAAGTATGGGCGGATGCACCTGCAAACTTGAATGTGCGTAACCCTGCGTTTGATGTTACCTCAAACCGCTACATTCACGGTTTTATCTGCGAAGAAGGCATAATAGCCCCCCAAACCGTCATGGAGGTAACGCGGAAAAGGTTCCCATGGCTGTTTTAG